The Lycium ferocissimum isolate CSIRO_LF1 chromosome 10, AGI_CSIRO_Lferr_CH_V1, whole genome shotgun sequence genome window below encodes:
- the LOC132034171 gene encoding uncharacterized protein LOC132034171 yields the protein MRGVGGPLLCIGDLLSDVGETDDLNNLPIKTQTPSPEDYNSNLQPADLNNLFQEKYEQLNKALAGTDHSWTHLTLELCTTLETANKLVHSTNSNVGMLKDKVEELRDVINRRDSTIEAAKAFEVSPKQPESS from the exons ATGAGAGGGGTTGGAGGGCCATTGTTATGCATCGGCGATCTGCTGAGTGACGTTGGTGAAACTGATGATCTAAACAACCTTCCTATCAAAACACAAACACCTTCACCTGAGGACTACAATTCCAACCTCCAACCTGCCGATTTAAATAACCTCTTCCAG GAAAAGTATGAGCAGCTGAACAAGGCTCTTGCTGGCACAGATCATTCATGGACGCATCTCACACTGGAG CTATGTACTACTTTGGAGACTGCAAACAAGTTGGTTCACTCGACCAATTCTAATGTTGGCATGTTGAAAGATAAGGTTGAGGAGCTTCGGGATGTCATTAATAGAAGAGACTCAACTATAGAAGCTGCAAAAGCCTTTGAAGTCTCTCCAAAACAACCTGAGAGCAGTTAG